One genomic window of Malaciobacter molluscorum LMG 25693 includes the following:
- a CDS encoding SRPBCC family protein, translating into MQIYTRTIYIDTTLDDIFDFHLDTNNLVKITPPNIKVKLLNENFIPKEGSIMNIKVTKNFISLNWSVKIKKLERPKILIDIAEKSIFKYWEHQHIFEERGNRILLKDVVRYEVPFGFLGKLVNYFIYRDIDNMFKYRQDITKKILEGKIQ; encoded by the coding sequence ATGCAAATTTATACAAGAACTATCTATATAGATACAACATTAGATGATATTTTTGATTTTCATCTAGATACTAATAATTTAGTAAAAATAACTCCACCAAATATAAAAGTAAAACTTTTAAATGAAAACTTCATTCCCAAAGAAGGCAGTATTATGAATATTAAAGTTACGAAAAATTTTATTAGCTTAAATTGGAGTGTTAAGATAAAAAAACTTGAAAGACCAAAGATTTTGATTGATATTGCAGAAAAATCCATTTTTAAATATTGGGAACACCAACATATATTTGAAGAAAGAGGAAATAGAATTTTACTGAAAGATGTGGTAAGATATGAAGTACCTTTTGGATTTTTGGGAAAATTAGTAAATTATTTTATTTATAGAGACATTGACAATATGTTTAAATATCGTCAAGATATTACAAAAAAAATATTAGAAGGAAAAATACAATGA
- a CDS encoding ankyrin repeat domain-containing protein — protein sequence MSRNIFIYDENFSEYFSFKKPIFHNQDINYQDEKGWCVLFESIALNKNIEVIISLNADINIRDNKGRNALYWAIYYKNIDAVKLLINKGINLYVTPTLYAVHYAVYNDDVKMLKCLKSCGVDIINFLDEINATAFIYAVLYNKIHSIDYLLKNGADINQPDVLGNSAYSLAKDLKIDNILKKFNKN from the coding sequence ATGAGTAGAAATATATTTATTTATGATGAGAATTTTAGCGAATATTTCTCATTTAAAAAACCTATTTTTCATAATCAAGATATAAATTATCAAGATGAAAAAGGTTGGTGTGTACTTTTTGAATCAATTGCATTAAATAAAAATATTGAAGTTATTATCTCTTTAAATGCTGATATTAATATTAGAGATAATAAAGGTAGGAATGCACTTTATTGGGCAATATATTATAAAAATATTGATGCAGTTAAACTACTTATTAATAAAGGAATTAATTTATATGTTACGCCTACTCTTTATGCTGTTCATTATGCAGTATATAATGATGATGTAAAGATGTTAAAATGTCTTAAATCTTGTGGTGTAGATATAATTAATTTCTTAGATGAAATAAATGCAACAGCTTTTATTTATGCTGTTTTATATAATAAAATACATAGTATTGATTATCTATTGAAAAATGGTGCTGATATAAATCAACCTGATGTCTTAGGTAATAGTGCTTACTCTTTAGCAAAAGATTTAAAGATTGATAATATATTAAAAAAATTTAATAAAAATTAA
- a CDS encoding tRNA-uridine aminocarboxypropyltransferase, producing MNNNILNQRDFCYKCNRPQSSCMCKYIDSFETNTKFVILMHPKEHRKTKNGTGKITSLQLKNSEIFVGIDFSNNIKINNYIKNYDCFVLYPDKSAIQLNFTSIKKQKSKKKILLFIIDSTWPCSKRMLKLSKNLNNLQKVSFISEQLSNFKFKTQPEHYCLSTIESTKTILELLNNHNIESIEKSKLDNFLLPFEKMVDYQLSCIEKRNIRYKSNSI from the coding sequence TTGAATAATAATATATTAAATCAAAGAGATTTTTGTTATAAATGTAATAGACCTCAAAGTTCATGCATGTGCAAATATATAGATAGTTTTGAAACAAATACTAAATTTGTCATACTAATGCATCCTAAGGAGCATAGAAAAACAAAAAATGGCACTGGAAAAATAACTTCCTTACAGCTTAAAAATAGTGAAATTTTTGTTGGTATTGATTTTTCAAATAATATAAAAATAAATAATTACATAAAAAATTATGATTGCTTTGTATTATATCCTGATAAAAGTGCTATTCAATTAAATTTTACTTCGATAAAAAAACAAAAAAGCAAAAAAAAGATTTTACTTTTTATTATTGATTCTACTTGGCCTTGTTCTAAGAGAATGTTAAAATTAAGCAAAAACTTAAATAACTTACAAAAAGTAAGTTTTATATCAGAACAATTATCAAATTTTAAATTTAAAACTCAGCCAGAACATTATTGTTTATCAACTATTGAATCTACTAAAACTATTTTAGAACTTTTAAATAATCACAATATAGAAAGTATTGAAAAATCTAAACTTGATAACTTTTTACTTCCATTTGAAAAAATGGTTGATTATCAACTTTCATGTATAGAAAAAAGAAATATAAGATATAAATCTAATTCTATTTAA
- a CDS encoding MetQ/NlpA family ABC transporter substrate-binding protein, which translates to MKNIFKLVLVALVALFLGACSDNDKQKTQEKKVIKVGATPIPHAEILKEVKKVLAKEGYTLEIVEFTDYVTPNIAVEEGELDANFFQHVPYLEEFNKNKNTHLVATVKVHLEPMGVYSHKIKSLSEIKEGDTIAVPNDPTNESRALDILQKEGLLTFKDVKLKTAKDILDNPKNLKIDELDAPQLPRVLDEVTAAVINTNYALLANLNPLKDALAIESKDSPYANIVAVKKGNENKPYIKALDKAINSEEIKNFIRIKYKGSIVEAF; encoded by the coding sequence ATGAAAAACATTTTCAAATTAGTTTTAGTTGCACTTGTTGCACTATTTTTAGGTGCTTGTTCAGATAATGATAAGCAAAAAACTCAAGAAAAAAAAGTAATTAAAGTTGGAGCTACTCCTATTCCTCATGCTGAAATTTTAAAAGAAGTTAAAAAAGTATTAGCAAAAGAGGGTTATACTTTAGAAATTGTTGAGTTTACAGATTATGTAACTCCAAATATTGCAGTAGAAGAGGGTGAATTAGATGCAAACTTTTTTCAACATGTTCCATATTTAGAAGAGTTTAATAAAAATAAAAACACTCATTTAGTTGCAACTGTAAAAGTACATCTAGAACCAATGGGAGTATATTCTCATAAAATTAAATCTTTAAGTGAAATTAAAGAGGGTGATACAATTGCTGTTCCAAATGACCCAACAAATGAGAGTAGAGCTTTAGATATTTTACAAAAAGAAGGTTTATTAACTTTCAAAGATGTAAAACTTAAAACTGCAAAAGATATTTTAGATAATCCTAAAAACTTAAAAATTGATGAGCTGGATGCGCCTCAATTGCCAAGAGTTTTAGATGAAGTTACTGCAGCAGTTATTAATACTAATTATGCTTTATTAGCTAATTTAAATCCATTAAAAGATGCGTTAGCAATAGAATCAAAAGATTCTCCATATGCAAATATAGTTGCAGTTAAAAAAGGTAATGAAAATAAACCTTATATAAAAGCTTTAGATAAAGCAATTAACTCAGAAGAGATTAAAAATTTCATTAGAATAAAATATAAAGGTTCTATCGTAGAAGCATTTTAA
- a CDS encoding methionine ABC transporter permease: MIDILLPAIWETLYMSLVSTFIAVVIGFFTAIILIMTQKDGLTPNIKLYRVLDVLINTLRSFPFIILMIVLFPVTKMIVGKSIGTTAAIVPLTIGAAPFIARLIESALKEVDAGVIEAAKSFGAGNFQIVFKIMFIEALPGIISAITLTLITVIGFSAMAGAVGGGGLGDVAIKFGYYRFQTDIMLYTVLILIVLVQFFQSLGDYLYKITKK, translated from the coding sequence ATGATAGATATTTTACTTCCTGCAATTTGGGAAACATTATATATGAGTTTGGTATCTACATTTATTGCAGTTGTTATTGGCTTTTTTACAGCAATTATTTTAATAATGACTCAAAAAGATGGTTTAACACCTAATATAAAATTGTATAGAGTTTTAGATGTTCTAATAAATACGTTAAGATCTTTTCCTTTTATTATTTTAATGATTGTCTTATTTCCTGTTACAAAAATGATTGTTGGTAAAAGTATTGGAACTACTGCTGCTATAGTTCCTTTAACTATTGGTGCTGCACCTTTTATAGCTAGGTTAATTGAAAGTGCTTTAAAAGAAGTAGATGCAGGTGTAATAGAGGCTGCAAAATCATTTGGTGCAGGAAATTTTCAAATTGTATTTAAAATAATGTTTATTGAAGCATTACCTGGTATTATTTCAGCCATAACTTTAACATTGATTACTGTTATTGGTTTTTCTGCAATGGCTGGTGCTGTTGGAGGAGGAGGTCTTGGTGATGTAGCTATAAAGTTTGGTTATTATAGATTTCAAACTGATATTATGCTTTATACTGTATTAATTTTAATTGTTTTAGTACAGTTTTTCCAAAGCTTAGGTGATTATTTATATAAAATTACAAAAAAATAG